In candidate division KSB1 bacterium, the following proteins share a genomic window:
- a CDS encoding FAD:protein FMN transferase translates to MTKKISLILSFLLVLDCSKQQNFMPFERVRVLMDTFVQISIFDRNRSETELEHIVDLAFQEIAAIERLTNIYDDSSAVSLINREAASRAIDLDSSLQTLLEQSRQIYDLSNGAFDITIQSVKQLWNFSQENPRIPGDSLLQSHLRYVGMNHLILQDGRLQFDSPEVKIDLGGIAKGYAVDRAIQVLQQHGITDAMVNAGGDLQTIASNLTKGKRRVWIKHPREADRLIGYFPMDQGCVATSGDYERFFEYDCVRYHHILDPKTGYPARGCVSVTIKAPTTTFADGLATAVFVLGPEQGMALIERLREVEGVIIYERDGKLKSLISTGLNHQFKSQ, encoded by the coding sequence ATGACGAAAAAAATCAGCCTCATTTTATCATTTTTGCTGGTATTGGACTGCTCAAAGCAGCAGAATTTCATGCCATTCGAACGCGTCAGGGTCCTCATGGACACCTTCGTGCAGATTTCAATCTTCGATCGAAATCGCTCGGAAACGGAGCTGGAGCATATCGTTGATTTAGCCTTTCAAGAAATTGCAGCCATTGAGCGATTGACTAACATCTACGATGATTCGAGCGCAGTGTCGCTTATCAACCGAGAGGCGGCCTCCCGAGCGATCGATTTAGATAGTTCATTGCAGACGTTGTTAGAGCAGAGTCGCCAGATTTACGATTTATCGAATGGAGCTTTCGACATCACCATTCAGAGCGTGAAACAGCTTTGGAACTTCTCGCAGGAAAATCCGCGGATCCCGGGTGATTCGCTGCTGCAATCGCATCTCCGTTATGTTGGAATGAATCACCTCATATTACAAGACGGTCGGTTGCAATTCGATTCCCCTGAGGTCAAAATAGATCTCGGCGGAATTGCCAAGGGTTATGCAGTTGACCGCGCGATCCAAGTGCTTCAACAACACGGTATAACAGATGCAATGGTCAACGCTGGGGGCGATCTACAGACCATTGCCAGCAATTTAACCAAAGGCAAACGCCGCGTCTGGATCAAACATCCTCGGGAAGCGGATCGATTGATCGGTTATTTTCCCATGGACCAGGGATGTGTGGCGACCTCAGGAGATTATGAGCGATTTTTTGAATATGACTGTGTGCGCTACCACCATATTCTCGATCCAAAAACAGGTTACCCTGCACGAGGTTGTGTCAGCGTGACGATCAAGGCGCCGACCACGACATTTGCAGACGGTTTAGCCACAGCCGTTTTTGTTCTGGGACCGGAGCAAGGCATGGCACTTATCGAACGATTGCGAGAGGTGGAAGGCGTTATCATTTATGAACGGGATGGCAAACTAAAATCGCTCATTTCTACTGGCCTAAACCACCAGTTTAAGTCACAGTAA
- a CDS encoding SDR family oxidoreductase, translating to MPRTLVTGGAGFLGSHLCEYLLKKGHHVIAMDNLLTGSIANIEHLQCENFKFIKHDVTEYLYIAGDIDYVLHFASPASPLDYMQLPIQTLKVGALGTHKALGLALAKRATFLLASTSEVYGDPLIHPQSEDYWGNVNPVGPRGVYDEAKRFAEALTMAYHRYHGVDTKIVRIFNTYGPRMRPNDGRAIPTFIPQALKNEPITIFGDGSQTRSFCYVDDLVEGIYRLLISDIHEPVNIGNPQEMTIKQMAEVILKVTGSKSKLIYKPLPIDDPKVRQPNITRARTLLGWEPKIDLEQGLKKTIEWFKTQLK from the coding sequence ATGCCAAGAACATTGGTTACCGGCGGAGCCGGATTTCTGGGATCGCATTTATGTGAGTATTTGCTTAAAAAAGGGCATCACGTCATTGCCATGGACAATTTGTTGACTGGCAGCATTGCGAATATTGAGCATCTTCAATGTGAGAATTTCAAATTCATTAAACATGATGTTACGGAGTACTTGTATATCGCTGGCGATATTGATTATGTGCTTCATTTCGCTTCTCCAGCCAGTCCATTGGATTATATGCAACTTCCCATCCAGACGCTTAAGGTTGGCGCTTTGGGCACCCACAAGGCATTGGGATTGGCGTTAGCAAAGCGGGCTACGTTTTTATTGGCCTCCACATCTGAAGTCTATGGCGATCCATTGATCCATCCCCAGAGTGAAGATTATTGGGGCAATGTGAATCCAGTTGGGCCTCGTGGTGTGTATGATGAAGCAAAACGGTTTGCTGAAGCATTGACAATGGCCTACCATCGCTACCATGGGGTCGATACAAAGATCGTGCGAATTTTCAACACCTATGGCCCCCGAATGCGGCCCAACGACGGTCGAGCGATCCCGACTTTCATTCCTCAGGCTCTAAAAAACGAACCCATCACCATTTTCGGAGATGGTTCTCAAACCAGAAGCTTTTGTTATGTGGACGACCTGGTTGAAGGTATTTATCGGCTATTGATTTCGGATATCCATGAACCAGTCAATATTGGGAACCCACAGGAAATGACGATCAAGCAGATGGCCGAAGTGATTTTAAAAGTCACCGGGAGCAAAAGCAAACTGATCTACAAACCGCTGCCTATCGACGATCCAAAAGTGCGGCAGCCAAATATTACACGCGCTCGAACTTTGCTGGGATGGGAGCCAAAGATCGACCTGGAACAGGGATTAAAGAAGACCATCGAATGGTTCAAAACTCAGTTGAAATAG
- a CDS encoding DUF4397 domain-containing protein, whose protein sequence is MPTKAVTPPTPYCYYRFLHVAEGVGSVSVILDKQPFGTLDYKGVTPYAEYLAGKKQLIFSTGDTLIMSMSTDYRGTMCIIKEGGKLSFVRANELRVFDPLTGEKGKLRFVHLSPDAPEVDIKATGPEELQWTGLKYKGIGRYLAATPGQYAVTVTPKGGTTPALTFDVTVGNEPSTVYIIGSVAGGTLSALTLKDK, encoded by the coding sequence ATGCCAACCAAAGCAGTTACCCCCCCGACTCCTTATTGCTATTACCGTTTCCTTCATGTCGCAGAGGGTGTGGGAAGCGTATCAGTGATTCTTGATAAACAGCCATTTGGCACACTCGATTATAAAGGAGTCACCCCTTACGCTGAATATCTCGCTGGCAAGAAACAACTGATATTCTCAACTGGTGATACGCTGATTATGTCGATGTCCACGGATTACCGGGGGACCATGTGCATCATCAAAGAAGGCGGCAAGCTGAGTTTTGTGCGCGCCAATGAATTGAGAGTATTTGATCCCCTGACTGGCGAGAAAGGCAAATTGCGTTTCGTTCACCTATCTCCAGATGCTCCCGAGGTTGATATTAAAGCCACAGGTCCCGAAGAACTTCAGTGGACCGGTTTAAAATATAAAGGAATTGGGAGGTATCTTGCAGCAACACCTGGTCAATATGCTGTGACGGTCACTCCAAAAGGTGGAACCACTCCAGCCCTAACCTTTGATGTGACCGTTGGGAACGAGCCATCGACGGTTTACATTATAGGGAGCGTTGCTGGCGGTACATTGAGCGCATTAACCCTCAAGGATAAATAA
- the waaF gene encoding lipopolysaccharide heptosyltransferase II, with product MVQNSVEIAIPHRHIYAPKSILVIRFSSIGDILLTTPVVRLLKTQFPDCQIDFVVKEEFAELLVKNPNIAQLYRYSKTNSNRSLKEIKQQIRAHRYDLIVDLHKNFRSYYLSFGSRAQRIVRYRKGVLRRWLLVQFKLFRDRPVIPIFQRYLNTLLPYQLSNELLQLEIFVPEQIVTRVEKQYGNFIRGSLGPIIGIASGAKHETKRWTAEGFNAVIRFFIEQQNARVILFGGATDVDFINQLQFSRGDHVLNVAGQLSLLETAALMAHCDLMLTNDSGLMHLATALRKKVVAIFGSTTEQLGFFPYLTEYLVVQNDMLSCRPCSHIGRKRCPKGHFKCMKDISADQVIAAMLKLLNEPVRTVKISQCLSQEKG from the coding sequence ATGGTTCAAAACTCAGTTGAAATAGCAATTCCTCACCGGCATATCTATGCGCCAAAGTCGATTTTGGTGATCAGGTTCAGCTCCATCGGAGATATTTTATTGACCACTCCGGTTGTGCGACTGCTGAAGACACAGTTTCCAGATTGCCAGATCGATTTCGTGGTGAAAGAGGAGTTTGCCGAACTATTGGTCAAAAATCCCAATATCGCTCAGCTCTATCGTTATAGCAAAACCAATTCTAATCGTTCGCTGAAGGAAATAAAGCAGCAGATCCGAGCACACCGGTACGATCTCATCGTGGATCTGCATAAGAATTTCCGAAGTTATTATCTCAGTTTTGGAAGCCGAGCACAACGAATAGTGCGCTATCGCAAAGGGGTTCTTCGACGCTGGTTGTTGGTCCAATTCAAACTATTTCGAGATCGACCAGTCATACCGATCTTTCAGCGCTATTTGAACACGCTATTGCCGTACCAGTTGTCCAATGAATTGTTGCAATTAGAAATATTCGTCCCAGAACAAATTGTAACGCGGGTTGAAAAACAATACGGCAATTTTATCCGAGGTTCATTGGGACCAATTATAGGAATCGCCTCAGGGGCAAAACACGAGACCAAAAGATGGACGGCAGAAGGATTCAATGCAGTTATCCGCTTCTTTATTGAACAACAGAATGCACGAGTCATCCTGTTCGGTGGCGCTACCGATGTTGATTTTATCAACCAGCTTCAATTTTCCAGAGGTGATCATGTTCTCAACGTAGCTGGTCAATTATCGTTACTAGAAACTGCGGCACTGATGGCCCATTGTGATCTAATGTTGACCAACGATAGTGGCTTGATGCACCTGGCAACTGCATTGAGAAAAAAAGTCGTGGCGATCTTTGGCAGTACCACCGAACAATTGGGATTTTTCCCTTATTTGACAGAATATCTCGTCGTCCAAAATGATATGCTTTCCTGTCGTCCGTGTTCGCATATCGGAAGGAAACGGTGCCCGAAGGGTCATTTTAAATGTATGAAGGACATTTCCGCTGACCAGGTGATCGCGGCCATGTTGAAGTTATTAAATGAACCTGTGAGAACTGTAAAAATATCCCAATGCCTTTCACAGGAAAAGGGATAA
- a CDS encoding TonB-dependent receptor, which yields MKSKILLFLACSVFVPVILFAATTGKIVGTVVDKETGDLLPGANVLIVGTSMGAATDIYGKFIILNVPVGTYTLQASFMGYNVVTIENIRVNADLTTTVDFKLTPTAIMGEAVTIVAERPLVQTSATNVTRILSFEEAKHIPARSITAIIQIQPGVVTRDDQIYIRGGRREEIGYYLEGAATRDVMDGSNRARVIPDAIEEVQLQAGGYDAEFGGANAGIIRQTLRSGGPTLKLSLQAETDNFAENGKKFLDTYSYGYSDYTFTASGPLPILNKKLKFFVAGQNTFWRDRAVRFWKGFDFNHADTYIDDRNFPLITTNYADTIKQGLHMVDGNMPGMSQNTYVGTGTLVYDAFPFRVRLAANLSYSRWLSGSNNYINILNLDRKQVNMNSDGLYTLRATHILNPKTYYEINLNYFDYRYKNYDPLLKDNYWAYYDSVANAEKGVTFKNWAGGNVGNAIDIYGFDFTVPGTPGSYDLQRRNYWGGSFTFTSQIKQHEVRFGGDFKRWTVRAWGVNEFNAFITRLNNPDILVGALNGDQTALGQWLANTAADGYGYDTWGNEIDENTFGLNGPKHPTYFSTFIQDKFEAKQLVIRAGVRLDGFNNDDFTYDDPRNPAWDRELHIIKVDEINKSKFKYYVSPRIGLAFPATSRTVFHVQYGKFIQEPRLDQIYRGQRTYDQMYLGGFAFLNPPGYGLDPQRTTQYEIGFNHQFTDNASFDITAFYKDIQGWITTGRVIGGPTDAIAYYNILENGDFATTKGLEFSLVLRRTNRLAGQVNYTYSSSLGTGSVSTSSIAGTEQGTQVPTIISPLDFHRPHTGAVNIDYRFGEDDGGVIFEKSGLNLLFKFASGHPYTLRTGAFGQQDASLGGEISDPRNRNPLEAVNSSMTPWIFTLDARLDKTVNFGPVAANFYVYVQNLTNRRNVANVYSRTGNPWDDGFRADTQTSGPIAQANGGEKIFWALYEALNLSGNGTNYQRIYGQYLFERPRQIRFGVRLEY from the coding sequence ATGAAGAGCAAAATTTTACTGTTCCTGGCGTGCTCCGTATTTGTTCCAGTGATCCTGTTTGCTGCCACTACTGGTAAGATCGTAGGAACAGTAGTGGACAAAGAGACCGGGGATCTGCTGCCTGGTGCAAACGTCTTGATCGTTGGAACCTCCATGGGAGCGGCGACAGATATCTACGGTAAGTTTATCATCTTAAACGTTCCGGTAGGGACCTATACATTGCAGGCTTCATTCATGGGTTATAATGTGGTCACTATCGAGAACATCCGTGTCAACGCGGACCTGACCACGACGGTAGATTTCAAGTTGACGCCGACTGCGATCATGGGGGAGGCAGTAACCATTGTGGCGGAACGCCCCTTAGTGCAAACCAGCGCCACCAATGTGACCCGTATTCTGAGCTTTGAGGAAGCTAAGCATATCCCAGCTCGAAGTATTACTGCGATTATCCAGATCCAGCCCGGTGTAGTGACCCGAGATGATCAAATTTACATCCGTGGTGGTCGTCGTGAAGAGATCGGTTATTATTTGGAGGGTGCAGCCACCCGTGACGTGATGGATGGTTCCAACCGCGCTCGTGTGATCCCCGATGCGATTGAAGAAGTACAATTGCAGGCTGGTGGATATGATGCCGAGTTCGGTGGGGCTAATGCGGGTATTATTCGACAGACGTTGCGTTCTGGTGGTCCGACATTAAAGCTATCTCTCCAGGCCGAGACCGATAACTTCGCTGAAAACGGCAAGAAATTCCTCGATACCTACTCTTACGGATATAGCGATTACACATTCACGGCATCCGGCCCACTGCCGATCTTGAATAAAAAACTAAAATTCTTTGTGGCTGGGCAGAATACTTTCTGGCGAGATCGAGCCGTCCGTTTCTGGAAAGGATTCGATTTTAATCATGCCGACACATATATTGATGATCGCAACTTCCCGCTGATCACCACTAACTATGCTGACACCATTAAGCAGGGATTGCACATGGTGGACGGCAATATGCCAGGCATGAGCCAAAACACTTATGTTGGAACTGGGACCTTGGTTTATGATGCCTTCCCGTTCCGGGTACGTTTAGCCGCCAACCTGTCTTACTCCCGATGGCTGAGCGGATCCAATAACTATATCAACATCCTCAATTTGGATCGAAAGCAGGTTAATATGAATAGCGATGGGCTCTATACCTTGAGGGCCACGCACATTTTGAATCCCAAAACTTATTATGAAATCAATTTAAATTACTTCGATTATCGTTACAAGAATTATGATCCATTGTTGAAAGATAATTACTGGGCTTACTATGATAGTGTTGCCAATGCCGAAAAAGGTGTGACCTTTAAGAACTGGGCAGGTGGAAACGTTGGTAACGCGATTGATATTTACGGTTTTGATTTCACAGTCCCAGGAACACCTGGAAGCTACGATTTGCAAAGACGGAACTATTGGGGTGGTTCGTTCACGTTCACCTCGCAAATTAAACAACATGAAGTGCGATTTGGTGGCGATTTCAAGCGCTGGACAGTTCGCGCTTGGGGAGTGAACGAATTCAACGCTTTCATCACTCGTTTGAATAACCCAGATATCCTGGTTGGTGCCCTCAACGGTGATCAAACTGCTTTGGGTCAGTGGCTGGCTAACACTGCCGCGGATGGTTATGGATATGACACTTGGGGCAATGAGATCGATGAGAACACCTTTGGCCTCAATGGACCCAAGCATCCCACCTATTTCTCGACTTTTATCCAGGATAAATTTGAAGCAAAGCAATTAGTGATCCGCGCGGGTGTCCGTTTGGATGGCTTCAATAATGATGATTTCACCTATGATGATCCGCGGAACCCGGCATGGGATCGCGAGCTGCATATCATTAAAGTCGATGAGATCAATAAATCGAAATTCAAATATTACGTGAGTCCACGAATTGGATTGGCGTTCCCAGCCACATCCCGCACCGTGTTCCATGTCCAATACGGCAAATTCATCCAAGAGCCGCGTTTGGATCAGATTTATCGTGGACAGCGGACCTACGACCAGATGTATCTCGGTGGTTTTGCGTTCCTGAACCCGCCTGGATATGGATTGGATCCGCAACGCACCACCCAGTATGAAATTGGCTTCAACCATCAATTCACCGATAATGCTTCGTTTGATATCACAGCTTTCTATAAAGACATTCAAGGCTGGATCACTACAGGCCGTGTGATCGGCGGCCCGACCGATGCGATCGCTTATTATAATATCTTAGAGAACGGCGACTTCGCAACGACCAAGGGTCTGGAGTTTTCTCTGGTATTGCGTCGCACGAACCGACTGGCTGGCCAAGTGAATTACACCTATTCCAGCTCGTTGGGCACTGGTTCGGTTTCCACGTCATCGATCGCTGGGACTGAACAAGGAACCCAGGTACCGACCATTATCAGCCCATTGGATTTCCATCGTCCGCATACCGGTGCTGTTAACATCGACTATCGATTCGGCGAGGATGATGGCGGCGTGATCTTCGAGAAGTCGGGACTGAACCTGCTGTTCAAATTCGCCAGTGGACATCCATACACCCTGCGTACCGGCGCGTTCGGTCAGCAAGATGCCAGCTTGGGCGGAGAGATCTCTGACCCACGGAACCGCAACCCGTTGGAAGCGGTCAACTCCTCCATGACCCCATGGATCTTCACGCTGGATGCTCGATTGGATAAGACCGTGAATTTCGGTCCTGTAGCTGCCAATTTCTACGTATATGTCCAGAATCTGACCAATCGTCGCAACGTTGCCAACGTGTACTCACGAACAGGCAACCCATGGGATGATGGTTTCAGGGCTGATACGCAGACCAGCGGACCGATCGCCCAGGCCAATGGTGGCGAGAAGATCTTCTGGGCATTGTATGAGGCGTTGAATCTCTCAGGAAATGGCACCAACTACCAGAGAATTTACGGACAATATCTGTTCGAGCGACCGCGACAGATTCGCTTTGGTGTTCGCTTAGAATATTAA
- a CDS encoding glucosamine-6-phosphate deaminase produces MKPKGKFMIESNVEQIALNKSGFEAIYEPVEKIPVIIVDNFPALGKLTAMRFLEWVQQHPEGVISLPTGKTPEHFIKWVQYYLHHWDEKDTQQELEQWGVNPLKKPEMTGLRFVQIDEFYPINPLQYNSFYHYIKNFYIKGFGLDPSKAMLIDTYRIGVPADMSLEEVFPDEKVDLTLRTRQPVNKLEEIQKNVIAAVDQYCTDYETRIREMGGIGFFLGGIGPDGHIAFNVRGSDYYSTTRLTTTNYETQAAAATDMGGIEVARHRLVITIGLSTITYNPDTVAIIIAAGEAKSKIVAAAIENDAKNLYPAAVLHSLPNARFYITRGAARHLQEHRFVEFSRKESLTDEEIDRIVINLALFNEKTLDQLTTEDFKRNKFGQELLKKTQQKASDLTAKVRERMISKIEEGLRQIEGETFLHTGPHHDDIELGFWPYMVHLVRSPLNRHHFSYFTSGFTAVTNKYVLGLLETLKYYIDSPSFSRLMSQGYFDPENEIARDKDVAHYLDGIAANNQQMRAEAESRRLLRNLIFLFDEYDLTHLKNRIDEMINYFKTQYPGKKDIHYIQQLKGMIREWESDLVWAYLGFHSNAVTHLRLGFYKGEIFTEEPDLQRDVPPVLRLLERIQPSVITTALDPEGSGPDTHYKVLQTLSAALKMYEERHPDRQIQIWGYRNVWFRFHPAEATTYVPVSLNSFASLDFAFMNCFGSQRDASFPSYEYDGPFSQLAQRIMVEQYEKIKVCLGSDFFLKHSHPRLRAAHGFNFLRKMTLAEFYQHSIELRKSTENK; encoded by the coding sequence ATGAAACCTAAGGGCAAATTTATGATCGAATCGAATGTCGAACAAATTGCGCTGAATAAGAGTGGCTTTGAAGCGATCTATGAACCTGTTGAGAAAATCCCGGTTATTATAGTAGACAATTTTCCCGCGTTAGGAAAATTGACCGCAATGCGCTTTTTAGAGTGGGTTCAACAGCATCCTGAGGGTGTAATTTCTTTGCCAACTGGCAAGACACCCGAGCATTTTATCAAATGGGTCCAATATTATCTGCACCATTGGGATGAGAAAGACACCCAACAGGAGTTGGAGCAATGGGGCGTAAATCCGCTGAAAAAACCAGAAATGACAGGTTTGCGGTTCGTTCAGATCGATGAGTTTTATCCCATCAATCCGCTGCAGTACAATAGTTTTTATCACTACATCAAAAATTTCTACATCAAAGGATTTGGTTTAGACCCATCCAAGGCAATGCTGATCGACACTTATCGAATCGGAGTGCCCGCGGATATGTCTCTGGAAGAGGTATTTCCCGATGAAAAAGTTGACCTGACATTGCGCACTCGGCAGCCTGTGAACAAATTGGAGGAGATACAAAAAAACGTCATCGCCGCAGTCGATCAGTACTGCACCGATTACGAGACGCGGATTAGAGAGATGGGAGGAATCGGCTTTTTTTTAGGGGGTATTGGCCCAGATGGCCACATCGCTTTTAACGTTCGCGGCTCCGATTACTATTCGACCACTCGTTTGACTACCACCAATTATGAAACTCAAGCCGCTGCAGCGACGGACATGGGGGGAATCGAAGTCGCTCGACATCGATTAGTGATTACGATAGGACTCAGCACAATCACTTATAATCCTGATACCGTGGCGATCATCATCGCGGCTGGGGAGGCCAAATCTAAAATCGTCGCAGCAGCGATTGAGAACGACGCGAAGAACCTTTATCCAGCTGCTGTTTTGCATTCTCTGCCAAATGCCCGCTTCTATATCACTCGTGGGGCAGCCAGACATCTGCAAGAACATCGATTTGTCGAATTCTCGCGCAAGGAATCCTTGACCGATGAGGAGATTGATCGGATCGTTATCAACCTGGCGCTTTTTAATGAGAAAACATTGGATCAATTAACAACGGAAGATTTCAAACGCAACAAATTTGGTCAAGAATTGTTGAAAAAGACCCAGCAAAAAGCATCAGATTTAACCGCTAAAGTTCGGGAGCGCATGATTTCCAAAATCGAAGAGGGACTCCGCCAAATAGAGGGCGAAACGTTCTTGCATACTGGTCCTCATCACGATGACATCGAACTGGGTTTCTGGCCCTACATGGTTCATTTAGTGCGAAGTCCCCTGAATCGACACCATTTCAGCTATTTTACAAGTGGATTCACTGCTGTCACGAACAAGTATGTGCTGGGACTTTTGGAGACTCTGAAGTATTATATCGACTCGCCATCGTTTTCACGACTGATGAGTCAGGGCTATTTCGATCCAGAGAATGAGATTGCTCGCGATAAAGATGTCGCTCATTATCTGGATGGCATTGCTGCTAATAACCAGCAAATGAGAGCTGAAGCGGAAAGTCGCCGACTGTTGCGCAATTTGATTTTTCTATTCGACGAATATGACCTGACCCATCTAAAAAATCGCATTGATGAAATGATCAATTATTTCAAGACGCAATATCCAGGCAAAAAAGATATTCATTACATTCAACAATTAAAGGGGATGATTCGGGAATGGGAATCTGATTTAGTATGGGCCTATTTGGGATTTCATAGCAACGCAGTGACTCATTTGAGATTGGGTTTCTATAAAGGGGAAATTTTTACCGAAGAACCGGATTTGCAGCGAGATGTGCCGCCCGTGCTCCGACTGCTCGAACGCATCCAGCCCTCGGTCATCACAACAGCGTTGGATCCTGAAGGCAGCGGACCAGATACGCACTACAAAGTGCTGCAAACCTTGAGTGCAGCGCTCAAAATGTACGAAGAACGACATCCCGATCGGCAGATCCAAATTTGGGGATATCGCAATGTTTGGTTTAGATTCCATCCTGCTGAGGCAACCACTTATGTCCCTGTATCGCTCAACTCATTTGCAAGCCTGGATTTCGCCTTCATGAACTGCTTCGGTTCTCAGCGAGACGCATCATTTCCCAGCTATGAATACGATGGACCTTTTTCGCAATTGGCCCAGCGCATCATGGTCGAGCAATATGAGAAAATTAAGGTCTGCCTCGGCTCAGACTTCTTCTTGAAACACAGTCATCCACGCTTACGAGCGGCGCATGGATTTAATTTCCTGAGAAAAATGACTCTGGCAGAATTCTATCAGCATTCCATTGAATTACGGAAATCAACGGAAAATAAATGA
- a CDS encoding polyprenyl synthetase family protein: MLNIIRKPIEQELNELESRFRSIIKTDVKLINDIFNHIIATKGKRLRPMLLLLCSNLQGQPTEKAIEAATIVELLHTATLIHDDVVDNSDMRRGLPSINSIWENKISVLIGDFLFAEVLYHLTRLNDPRMLEIIAQITTQMSQGELLQMERAQDFQMDENTYFQLIHNKTASLTAATCQLGGLCCTQPDPDHIENLGEFGHHLGIAFQIKDDLLDYDGTIDKLGKPIGKDLLENIITLPLLYSLKQANETTRQEILSILRNGRLDQRDKIYDFVRDHGGYEYATQQALYHVQQAERRLQRYQDSPYKQSLILLTKFITSREV, encoded by the coding sequence GTGCTCAATATCATTCGAAAACCAATTGAACAAGAACTTAATGAACTGGAGTCCCGCTTTCGGTCAATCATCAAAACAGATGTAAAGTTGATCAACGATATTTTCAACCATATCATCGCCACCAAAGGGAAACGGCTGCGACCGATGTTGCTTTTGCTTTGCAGCAACTTGCAAGGACAACCGACAGAGAAAGCGATAGAGGCAGCAACGATTGTCGAACTGTTGCATACTGCTACCTTAATTCACGATGATGTAGTGGATAACTCCGATATGCGCCGCGGGCTCCCGTCCATCAATTCGATCTGGGAAAATAAAATATCTGTCCTAATTGGTGACTTTCTCTTCGCTGAAGTGCTATACCATCTAACTCGGCTGAATGATCCGAGGATGCTCGAGATCATCGCTCAAATTACCACCCAAATGAGCCAAGGTGAATTGCTTCAAATGGAGCGGGCTCAAGATTTTCAGATGGACGAAAACACCTATTTTCAACTGATTCATAATAAAACCGCATCACTAACAGCAGCCACCTGTCAGTTAGGCGGCCTCTGCTGTACTCAGCCCGATCCAGATCACATCGAAAATTTAGGTGAATTCGGACATCATCTTGGGATCGCATTTCAAATCAAGGACGATCTGTTAGATTATGATGGGACGATAGATAAATTGGGTAAGCCTATCGGCAAAGACCTGTTAGAAAATATTATCACATTGCCGTTGCTTTATAGTTTAAAGCAGGCAAATGAAACGACTCGGCAAGAAATTCTATCCATTCTCCGAAATGGCCGCTTGGATCAGAGGGACAAAATCTATGATTTTGTGCGGGATCACGGCGGATACGAATACGCGACTCAACAAGCATTATATCATGTCCAACAGGCGGAACGCCGATTGCAACGCTATCAAGATTCGCCCTATAAACAGTCGCTCATATTGCTGACAAAATTTATTACTTCTCGGGAAGTTTGA
- the rsfS gene encoding ribosome silencing factor, translating into MNSEELSHYIAQLSLEKKAEHVVIMDLRELTTITDYFIICSGESDLQVKAICDHITERLEQQNIKIWHVEGYQHLNWVLLDLVDVVVHIFRPEVRDFYALERLWGDAKIIEVVDR; encoded by the coding sequence TTGAACTCAGAGGAGTTGAGTCATTATATTGCCCAGCTCAGCTTGGAGAAAAAGGCAGAGCATGTGGTGATCATGGACCTCAGAGAACTCACCACCATCACCGACTATTTCATTATCTGTTCTGGAGAATCGGATCTTCAGGTCAAGGCGATCTGCGATCATATTACCGAACGCTTGGAACAACAGAATATCAAAATTTGGCATGTCGAGGGATATCAACATTTAAACTGGGTGTTGTTGGATCTGGTGGATGTAGTGGTTCATATTTTTCGTCCCGAGGTGCGCGATTTTTATGCTTTAGAACGGCTGTGGGGTGATGCAAAAATCATTGAGGTGGTGGACAGATGA